The following proteins come from a genomic window of Paenibacillus swuensis:
- a CDS encoding AraC family transcriptional regulator: MKGKTMHKPTARFLLPVPEQPIPLYLDSAGFNEFQESISRPDGYPCYHWLQTVAGAGRIRMESNQYILPPQHGLLLLPGVPHRYEAVDTEWSTYYLTFDGAMVNEIANTIGLRFSSIYHWPEDSSFRTLLASVVENCSKNQDITGLDHSMDVYRFLIELKKHGKVDNQPSLHSLKERLLPLLQYLDSEYRDPDVEMSDMAHVMQLSSRQLNTLFRKAFGYTPYQYLISLRLLKAKQFLIMDRNLTVANISSMVGFREPSHFISTFRKSEGMTPEKFRAMHGSPGL; encoded by the coding sequence ATGAAAGGTAAGACTATGCATAAACCCACTGCTCGTTTTCTGTTACCTGTTCCGGAACAGCCCATTCCTTTATATTTAGACAGCGCCGGATTCAATGAATTCCAGGAAAGCATCTCCCGTCCGGACGGTTATCCGTGCTACCACTGGCTGCAAACGGTCGCAGGGGCGGGACGCATCCGCATGGAGTCCAACCAGTACATCCTGCCTCCTCAACATGGTTTATTACTGTTGCCGGGCGTTCCGCATCGTTATGAAGCGGTGGACACCGAATGGTCCACCTATTACCTCACCTTTGACGGAGCCATGGTAAACGAAATTGCTAACACAATCGGTCTCAGGTTCTCTTCCATTTATCACTGGCCCGAGGACAGCAGCTTCCGCACCCTGCTTGCATCCGTTGTGGAAAATTGCTCCAAGAATCAGGACATTACCGGCCTTGATCATTCCATGGATGTGTACCGGTTTCTGATTGAACTCAAGAAGCATGGCAAAGTGGACAACCAGCCCTCCCTTCACAGTCTGAAGGAACGCTTGTTGCCTTTGTTGCAATACCTGGATTCCGAATATCGCGACCCGGATGTGGAAATGAGCGACATGGCTCATGTCATGCAGCTTTCCTCAAGACAGCTCAATACGCTGTTTCGCAAAGCGTTCGGGTACACGCCTTACCAATACTTGATCTCATTGCGCCTGCTGAAAGCTAAACAGTTCCTCATTATGGATCGCAATCTTACCGTTGCCAATATTTCGTCAATGGTCGGGTTTCGCGAACCGAGTCATTTCATCTCCACTTTTCGTAAATCCGAAGGGATGACACCGGAAAAATTCAGAGCGATGCACGGAAGCCCGGGGTTATAA
- a CDS encoding alpha/beta hydrolase produces MQLFQLERKPLTRFADWLFSRTEKMPAYDYRLWRVVSVVLWLVSCVVMGCAVLGMPTGFGAGIDVAVILVLNGLASVLAAYVIAFLLSILYIPVPRFHTGFLLYTAAVTYTVFQVADLGELEAAVVALAVTLAGELLGLGAALLLSRRLPAPAKAAAAALSAALVLTAWLAPSAAVPAWLAQAGITGRAGGDAPAADRADASADANADADTANGIGAPGQLTAADPAAPGPFRYRYYTYGSGHDRHRDAFAQDADFVTSSVDASAYIAKWNRWKQWFWGFDQRALPVNGRVWLPEGEGPFPLVLMVHGNHLMEQFSDGGYGYLGELLASRGIMAISVDENFLNYSVWSGIPKQDMKVRAWMLLKHLQMIREQDRTEGSVLQNKVDMNRIALLGHSRGGQAAAMAADASRWFAKDESLKDLLQEINIQSVVAIAPTDTTVDHTAARLHNTSYLTLQGAMDGDVNNFNGDEQYNRSSYSSGSGSFKSSLYIAEANHSQFNTAWGSMDNSMPDGILLSRKGMLKAQDQQHVAKVYVSAFLEHTLLDNTVYKSMFQDYRHALHWLPKATYVNRYEDGGIQALARYDEDRNKTTMLAGGQASASADPGMKWQEEEALNRDRKSKGTRGVVLEWKSAGSYTVELSERTKLQWHYSGLPGPQSITFSLANLYRNQNGYRSAPDVTIQLMSEKGSKFSIPLSSLMPVPNLRPTTFTRVPWLEQRMKDAKYKESSEPVFQTFRIPLYAFQFHEGTAQVVPIEHIQFQFQNGPGSIMLDDLGLYFDK; encoded by the coding sequence ATGCAATTATTTCAGCTTGAACGCAAGCCGTTGACCCGCTTTGCGGACTGGTTGTTCTCCCGTACGGAGAAGATGCCTGCTTATGATTACCGGCTGTGGCGGGTAGTTTCCGTTGTGCTCTGGTTAGTCAGCTGTGTTGTCATGGGGTGCGCTGTCTTGGGCATGCCGACAGGCTTTGGCGCAGGTATTGATGTTGCAGTCATTCTTGTATTAAACGGCTTAGCCAGCGTACTTGCCGCCTATGTCATCGCCTTTCTGCTGTCGATTCTCTATATCCCCGTGCCCCGGTTTCACACGGGGTTCCTGCTGTATACGGCCGCGGTCACGTATACCGTGTTCCAGGTCGCGGACCTCGGCGAGCTCGAGGCCGCGGTCGTAGCGCTCGCCGTCACGCTGGCCGGCGAGCTGCTGGGGCTGGGGGCGGCGCTTCTGCTCAGCCGCCGCCTGCCCGCGCCCGCGAAAGCGGCGGCAGCCGCGCTTTCGGCGGCGCTGGTGCTGACGGCGTGGCTGGCGCCGTCAGCGGCTGTGCCGGCCTGGCTGGCGCAGGCCGGTATCACGGGGCGCGCCGGCGGAGACGCGCCCGCGGCCGATCGCGCCGACGCCAGCGCCGATGCCAATGCCGATGCGGACACCGCCAACGGCATCGGCGCGCCCGGCCAGCTGACGGCCGCCGACCCGGCGGCGCCGGGGCCGTTCCGCTACCGGTACTATACGTACGGCAGCGGCCATGACCGGCATCGCGACGCGTTCGCGCAAGATGCCGATTTCGTGACCTCCTCGGTCGATGCCTCGGCCTACATTGCCAAGTGGAACCGGTGGAAGCAATGGTTTTGGGGCTTCGACCAGCGGGCTCTGCCCGTGAACGGCCGGGTCTGGCTGCCTGAGGGGGAAGGGCCATTTCCTTTAGTGCTTATGGTGCACGGCAACCATTTAATGGAGCAGTTTTCCGACGGGGGCTACGGCTATTTAGGCGAGCTTCTGGCTTCCAGAGGAATCATGGCCATCTCCGTTGATGAGAATTTCCTCAACTATTCCGTGTGGTCCGGTATACCGAAGCAGGATATGAAAGTTCGCGCGTGGATGCTTCTGAAGCATCTTCAGATGATCCGTGAGCAAGATCGTACCGAAGGTTCGGTTCTGCAGAACAAAGTGGATATGAATCGAATCGCTCTCCTGGGACATTCCCGAGGCGGTCAGGCGGCTGCGATGGCGGCGGATGCGTCGCGGTGGTTTGCTAAAGATGAGAGTTTGAAGGACTTGTTGCAAGAAATAAATATACAATCTGTTGTTGCCATTGCTCCTACCGACACCACCGTAGATCATACGGCTGCGAGGCTTCATAACACATCCTACTTAACTTTGCAGGGGGCGATGGACGGCGACGTCAACAACTTTAACGGGGACGAGCAATATAACAGGAGCAGTTACAGTTCCGGTTCCGGTTCTTTCAAAAGCTCTCTGTACATCGCCGAAGCTAACCACAGCCAATTTAACACGGCATGGGGTTCCATGGACAACAGTATGCCCGACGGGATCCTGCTAAGCCGGAAAGGGATGCTGAAAGCGCAAGACCAACAGCATGTGGCGAAGGTGTATGTCAGCGCTTTTCTCGAGCATACTTTGTTGGATAACACGGTCTATAAGTCCATGTTTCAAGATTACCGACATGCGTTGCATTGGCTGCCGAAAGCCACGTATGTGAATCGTTATGAAGACGGAGGCATACAGGCTTTGGCCAGATACGACGAGGATCGGAACAAGACCACGATGTTAGCCGGAGGACAAGCCAGCGCTTCAGCCGATCCGGGAATGAAATGGCAGGAAGAAGAAGCGTTGAACCGTGATCGCAAATCCAAAGGTACGCGCGGCGTTGTTCTGGAATGGAAATCGGCAGGTTCCTATACTGTTGAGCTTTCAGAGAGGACGAAGTTACAGTGGCATTACAGCGGATTACCCGGACCCCAGTCCATTACATTTTCACTGGCCAACCTGTACAGAAACCAAAACGGATATCGATCCGCACCGGATGTAACGATTCAGCTTATGAGCGAGAAAGGCAGCAAGTTTTCCATCCCTTTGTCGTCCTTGATGCCGGTACCCAACCTCCGACCAACGACGTTCACTCGCGTGCCGTGGCTTGAACAACGCATGAAAGACGCGAAATACAAGGAATCTTCTGAACCGGTGTTTCAAACCTTCCGAATTCCCTTGTACGCCTTTCAATTTCATGAAGGTACAGCGCAAGTTGTTCCGATAGAACACATCCAATTTCAATTTCAAAATGGCCCCGGGAGCATCATGCTGGACGATCTGGGACTCTATTTTGACAAATAA
- a CDS encoding ABC transporter substrate-binding protein, with protein MIALSGLNHMKYSVKIMLFVLCVSVTVLAGCEQQDGEPRDSLPEPQQEVRLDYWTPFSGGDNLFMTQMVDQFNKEHQGIQVVQRNSRLDDYYSRLRTAILSGNAPDVAVIHASSLPQFVQNGYIEELTEPARQVGLSWDQFGQAVRKSTEFNGKPYAVPLDTHALVMYYNKSYLKQAGVLDAGGKPVIAPGTQGFTAFLKKIKQNVPADVAPLTQPSTRIDSVWLWWSLYNQIQGGGVFFNPEGTKAIIDNKAAETALHYVNDLYRTGLVPAGINDAFKQFYDGKAAVFITGMWATGALEHVEELDFGVVPLPTLYDKPASWGDSHTLALPARHEISEAKRDASMIFTRWMIDHGAKWSEAGHVPSRTSVLQEASFQELKYRSDYAAAANTVAYWPKHTKQWALVELMIRQFEKMIYAQQTPEETLQKAVKLINLELLK; from the coding sequence ATGATTGCCTTATCGGGATTAAATCATATGAAGTATAGTGTCAAAATAATGTTGTTTGTGTTGTGTGTTTCAGTAACGGTTCTGGCAGGATGTGAACAACAAGACGGAGAGCCCCGGGATTCTCTGCCCGAACCGCAACAAGAAGTGCGTCTGGACTACTGGACACCCTTCAGTGGCGGAGACAATTTATTCATGACGCAGATGGTGGATCAATTTAACAAAGAGCATCAGGGAATTCAGGTGGTGCAACGGAATTCGCGGTTGGACGATTATTATTCCAGGCTGCGGACCGCCATCTTGTCGGGCAATGCCCCGGATGTGGCCGTGATCCACGCTTCCAGTTTGCCGCAATTTGTTCAGAACGGATATATAGAGGAACTGACCGAACCCGCTAGGCAGGTCGGGTTAAGCTGGGATCAGTTTGGCCAAGCGGTTCGCAAATCAACTGAATTTAACGGTAAGCCCTATGCCGTTCCACTGGATACCCATGCGTTAGTCATGTATTATAACAAATCGTATCTAAAACAAGCGGGAGTACTGGACGCCGGGGGTAAACCTGTGATTGCCCCCGGTACTCAGGGATTCACAGCTTTTTTGAAGAAGATTAAGCAAAACGTTCCGGCCGACGTGGCGCCATTAACGCAACCGAGCACTCGGATCGATTCCGTCTGGCTGTGGTGGAGTCTGTACAATCAGATTCAAGGCGGGGGAGTATTCTTTAATCCGGAAGGAACGAAAGCGATCATCGATAACAAAGCTGCTGAAACCGCGCTGCATTATGTGAATGACTTGTACAGAACAGGCTTGGTTCCAGCAGGGATTAATGATGCGTTCAAGCAGTTTTATGACGGCAAGGCAGCGGTGTTTATAACCGGAATGTGGGCTACAGGCGCGCTGGAACATGTGGAAGAGCTGGATTTCGGTGTGGTTCCCTTACCGACACTATATGATAAGCCTGCTTCATGGGGGGATTCTCATACGTTGGCTTTGCCCGCGCGTCATGAAATATCTGAGGCCAAACGAGATGCTTCGATGATTTTTACACGTTGGATGATTGATCACGGCGCCAAATGGTCAGAAGCGGGCCATGTTCCGAGCCGAACTTCGGTGTTGCAAGAAGCATCCTTTCAGGAACTGAAATATCGGAGCGATTACGCCGCAGCAGCCAATACGGTCGCGTACTGGCCTAAACACACGAAACAGTGGGCGCTGGTTGAGCTGATGATCCGACAATTCGAGAAGATGATCTACGCACAGCAGACGCCGGAAGAGACGTTGCAGAAAGCGGTAAAACTCATCAATTTGGAGCTCTTGAAGTAA
- a CDS encoding carbohydrate ABC transporter permease: MRKFVLTLLAVFIAILFLMPLIWMLSTSFKNDFEALAGQMNFIPKKPTLDNYIEGLNGELMNVPIVRWITNSLFVGLAGTGIVLLFSSMASYALARLHDLPLRKVLFSVFVGSMMIPGILTFLPMYMEFNSLGWINTYYALILPYSAGAFGVFLLYQFFSSFPKEIEEAARIDGANKWHIYSRILLPASVSIMVTLGIFTFMSIYNDFVWPLYATTSPEMRTITAGIAMMAQGSYTQAYGKLMSMTVIATLPVMIVFIVGQRSFVKAITQAGVK; this comes from the coding sequence ATGAGAAAGTTCGTGCTTACACTCCTGGCGGTGTTTATTGCCATCCTGTTTTTGATGCCGTTGATCTGGATGCTCTCGACCTCCTTCAAGAATGACTTTGAAGCCCTGGCCGGACAGATGAATTTCATCCCGAAGAAGCCGACGCTGGATAACTATATTGAAGGTTTAAACGGAGAGTTAATGAACGTGCCGATTGTGCGCTGGATTACCAACTCGCTGTTTGTAGGTTTGGCGGGGACCGGTATCGTTCTGCTGTTCAGCTCCATGGCGTCCTATGCTTTAGCCAGACTTCATGATTTGCCTTTACGCAAAGTGCTGTTCTCTGTTTTCGTCGGATCTATGATGATCCCTGGAATTCTAACTTTCTTGCCCATGTATATGGAGTTTAACTCGCTCGGTTGGATCAATACGTATTATGCTTTGATTTTGCCCTATTCGGCGGGGGCTTTCGGCGTGTTCCTGCTTTATCAGTTCTTCTCCTCGTTTCCAAAAGAGATTGAGGAAGCCGCGCGGATCGACGGTGCGAACAAGTGGCATATTTATTCCCGAATTCTGTTGCCCGCATCCGTTTCCATCATGGTTACTTTGGGAATCTTCACATTTATGAGTATTTATAACGATTTCGTGTGGCCGCTCTATGCAACTACATCTCCCGAGATGCGGACGATTACAGCGGGGATCGCCATGATGGCCCAAGGAAGTTATACGCAAGCCTATGGTAAGTTGATGTCGATGACTGTGATTGCTACGTTACCGGTTATGATCGTGTTCATCGTGGGGCAGCGCTCCTTCGTTAAAGCGATTACGCAAGCCGGTGTGAAGTAA
- a CDS encoding family 43 glycosylhydrolase, producing the protein MNNQETGAAQSEYNGHGGTFKNTLSPMDTPDPSVVYKDGYYYMTFTHNGTDIMVLKSRTIDFKQAQRKIVWLPDVGTAYSAELWAPEIQWIQGKWYIYFAADDGLNENHRMFALQADTEDPMGAYTFKGQIGDASDKWAIDGLVMEYKEKLYFVWSGWEGDVNERQNTYIAPMSDPLTISGERVRLSTPDMDWEQAGGPPFIQEGQSILHHEDRVHIVYSGAGSWTPYYSLGMLSLKENGDPLSAADWVKAEKPLMTMNAKASVYGPGHNSFTSSPDGRELWIVYHATSREDDGWNNRKARAAKVTWDENGNPLFGEPLSLRTAIHVPSGTGLYRPVAQEESPETLVIESVPSSVETNISTLIHYTNNTGKDALLNVGIQDQPFAQVSLPSVETDGKGFAYVSVKMGNGLNDLILDGLPAGVKVEAVEFPRYEAEDAQGKGDAETEENPYASGTGIAVLPADKASSINFSNVCVPVAGTYVLRIAAANSSGGKANVQVSVNGKDYELNLQSTKRNQHLIHELEVELNSGPNEIILEHAKHSVHMDYMDVSK; encoded by the coding sequence ATGAACAATCAAGAGACCGGTGCTGCACAAAGCGAGTATAACGGACACGGAGGGACGTTCAAGAATACGCTCAGCCCCATGGATACGCCGGATCCGAGTGTGGTTTATAAAGACGGCTATTATTATATGACCTTCACGCATAACGGAACGGACATTATGGTGCTGAAATCAAGAACGATCGACTTTAAGCAGGCACAGCGGAAAATCGTCTGGCTCCCCGATGTGGGAACAGCCTATTCTGCTGAGCTTTGGGCGCCGGAAATTCAATGGATTCAAGGGAAATGGTATATTTACTTCGCTGCCGACGACGGATTAAATGAAAATCACCGCATGTTCGCGCTGCAAGCCGACACCGAAGATCCGATGGGAGCTTACACGTTTAAAGGTCAGATTGGGGATGCCAGCGATAAATGGGCCATTGACGGGTTGGTGATGGAATATAAGGAGAAGCTGTATTTTGTATGGTCTGGATGGGAGGGTGACGTGAATGAGCGACAGAACACCTATATCGCGCCTATGAGCGATCCTTTAACCATCAGCGGCGAGCGGGTGCGCTTATCAACGCCTGATATGGATTGGGAACAGGCAGGAGGACCGCCGTTTATCCAGGAAGGGCAATCCATTCTTCATCATGAAGACCGGGTGCATATCGTCTATTCCGGTGCAGGCAGTTGGACCCCCTATTACAGCTTGGGTATGCTCAGCCTGAAAGAAAACGGCGATCCGCTGTCAGCCGCCGATTGGGTCAAGGCAGAGAAGCCGCTGATGACCATGAATGCGAAAGCAAGCGTGTACGGACCCGGCCATAATTCATTCACGTCATCTCCTGACGGGAGGGAGCTATGGATCGTGTATCACGCTACAAGCAGGGAGGACGACGGCTGGAACAACCGTAAAGCGAGAGCGGCGAAAGTAACATGGGATGAGAATGGGAATCCTTTATTTGGAGAACCTTTGTCACTGCGTACCGCGATTCATGTACCATCCGGCACAGGCTTGTATCGTCCGGTTGCGCAAGAGGAATCGCCTGAAACCCTTGTAATCGAATCTGTTCCTTCGTCCGTGGAAACGAATATATCCACGCTGATCCATTACACGAACAACACGGGCAAAGATGCCTTATTGAATGTTGGTATTCAAGATCAGCCTTTTGCCCAAGTGTCGTTACCTTCCGTTGAGACGGACGGTAAGGGCTTCGCTTATGTCTCGGTGAAGATGGGCAATGGTTTGAATGACCTCATACTGGATGGATTGCCTGCCGGCGTAAAGGTTGAAGCTGTCGAATTTCCAAGGTACGAAGCCGAGGATGCTCAAGGCAAGGGAGACGCGGAGACGGAGGAAAATCCTTATGCTTCGGGCACGGGTATTGCGGTCTTGCCGGCAGATAAAGCATCATCTATAAACTTCAGCAACGTATGCGTACCTGTTGCAGGGACATATGTACTCCGCATTGCAGCCGCCAATAGTTCCGGAGGGAAAGCTAATGTGCAGGTTTCAGTTAACGGTAAAGACTATGAACTTAATTTGCAGAGTACAAAGCGGAACCAGCACCTTATCCATGAATTGGAAGTTGAATTGAACTCCGGTCCGAACGAGATTATACTTGAACATGCCAAACACTCCGTTCATATGGATTATATGGATGTGAGTAAATAA
- a CDS encoding response regulator has translation MHRILIVDDEAIFRKGLSLMINSSLGLEWEIVGEAADGYEALQMVEERRPDVVLTDIRMPRMDGVQLQQIVKERFPEVLIIVLSGYDDFSYMQQSLRNGVRDYLMKPVEREELFNTLGKLKQELLQETRTSGTRHAGIDPETQAQPKDEKQMRQHASEHLVTGLLRGYVTERDMELLDRIGVHLDLPFFSCMIIKLDKDSVHQDRYNQADPSLFQLYIQQVVQELLNQRTTGFCFILSETEVVALLNLQEIHSSEDMVSELAEGIRRRMISLSSLTVTIGIGRTVQGIHDISRSFNEAKIALLYRLILGGDRVLRYDSTAMKEELAPEVKPWSWESLEASIHEGKTEETERRVQQVITELCQHAKNPEVIQQQICKLLLYYYELAEKLGIGKQWLGEKNIQALLFEICAITARSELIDACRETLGQLTRCVAESHGKTDNDPIHKAIEYLARHYQEPVTLKEVADQVYLNPAYFSTLFKQRTGKSFVEYWTDMRVDDAKKRLAYSNEKIAVIAERTGFSNIRHFNRVFKNITGTTPNHYRDHVRAITEKPGSL, from the coding sequence ATGCATCGCATTCTGATCGTTGATGATGAGGCTATATTTCGTAAAGGGTTGAGCTTAATGATTAACTCTTCTCTGGGCCTCGAATGGGAAATCGTTGGCGAAGCCGCCGACGGGTATGAAGCGCTGCAGATGGTGGAGGAACGTCGGCCGGACGTGGTATTAACCGATATTCGTATGCCTAGAATGGACGGCGTACAGCTTCAGCAAATCGTAAAAGAACGATTTCCTGAAGTGTTAATCATTGTTCTGAGCGGATATGATGACTTCAGCTATATGCAACAGTCATTGCGCAACGGTGTGCGGGACTATTTAATGAAACCGGTGGAACGGGAAGAATTGTTTAATACCTTGGGGAAGTTAAAGCAGGAATTGTTGCAGGAGACGAGAACGTCCGGGACAAGGCATGCGGGTATTGATCCGGAAACGCAAGCCCAGCCTAAAGACGAGAAGCAGATGCGTCAGCATGCAAGCGAGCATCTGGTGACAGGCTTGCTCCGCGGATATGTCACAGAACGCGATATGGAACTATTGGATCGTATCGGAGTCCACTTGGATCTTCCTTTCTTCTCCTGCATGATCATTAAACTGGATAAAGACTCGGTGCATCAAGACCGCTACAACCAAGCGGATCCCTCCTTATTTCAGCTGTATATTCAACAGGTTGTGCAGGAACTGCTAAACCAACGAACGACGGGGTTCTGCTTTATCCTGTCGGAGACGGAAGTTGTCGCCCTGCTGAACCTGCAAGAGATTCATTCATCGGAGGACATGGTCTCGGAACTGGCCGAGGGAATTCGCAGGCGAATGATTTCCTTGTCCAGTCTGACAGTAACGATCGGCATCGGACGGACGGTTCAGGGAATCCATGACATTTCAAGGTCGTTTAATGAAGCCAAGATCGCGCTGTTATACCGACTGATTCTGGGAGGCGACCGGGTTCTGCGTTATGATTCTACGGCGATGAAGGAGGAGCTGGCACCGGAAGTGAAACCGTGGTCCTGGGAATCATTAGAAGCGTCCATTCATGAAGGGAAAACGGAAGAAACGGAAAGAAGAGTCCAACAGGTCATCACGGAATTATGTCAACACGCGAAAAATCCCGAGGTCATACAACAACAAATTTGTAAATTGTTGTTGTATTATTATGAACTTGCCGAGAAACTGGGTATCGGGAAGCAGTGGTTGGGCGAGAAGAATATTCAAGCTTTACTGTTCGAGATCTGTGCGATTACCGCCAGATCAGAGCTGATTGACGCATGCAGAGAAACGCTCGGTCAGTTGACCCGCTGTGTGGCGGAGAGTCACGGAAAAACCGATAACGATCCGATTCATAAAGCGATTGAATATTTGGCCCGGCACTACCAGGAACCGGTAACCCTTAAAGAAGTGGCGGACCAAGTATATTTGAATCCGGCATACTTCAGCACGCTGTTTAAACAACGCACGGGGAAATCATTCGTGGAATACTGGACCGACATGCGTGTGGATGATGCCAAGAAGAGGCTAGCTTATTCGAATGAGAAGATTGCCGTTATTGCGGAACGAACCGGCTTCAGCAACATCCGGCATTTCAATCGCGTGTTCAAGAATATAACAGGCACGACGCCGAATCATTACCGCGACCATGTAAGAGCCATAACAGAGAAGCCCGGGAGTTTATAA
- a CDS encoding cache domain-containing sensor histidine kinase — MRRRGGLRQWFKDLELARKLIVINIALIVLPLGITGVVAFSSFSDKLEAQVGRYQLQALKQVTLNIDTYMNELNRLSLMPYQYQEILEYLGSDRKEGEPLALEEIEQLNNFVSKVFLNGRVDIMGVSLYGERGASYVVLPESQYITTYKLDDNTEWLEQAKGRFGKPTFITTHEVKSTSGSVYKVFSIARELRNFDSGKTLGYIVIDIDPTAVRNILSQVSLGSKESLYIADRAGDLVIRKERTEVYPELALKDTRGEGVAHKNIGGQSLLVAHINSEVTEWTTVGVVPVTELTKDSVVVRNFILLIGTLCISLAVLLTVVIAFRITMPLRKLRSLMRKVEHGELKVSFPVKSGDEVGQLGNAFNLMVSQLNELGYLLYETEIREKDAQIAALQSKINPHFLYNTLGSISMYAEVEGNREIVTMANNLSRLLRYSLSGRKEIVTLKDEIGHVKGYMTIQKMRYQDRISFELEAGDQVLDCQVIPLMIQPLVENAINHGLDKGVGIGAIRLTCQEIDERLIITVADDGIGMPIQELEQLRMRLTQKELGETTGNGLLNVHRRIRLHYGEPYGLTFESMPYQGMKVTVTMPAKHPYRDRKEVPTDASHSDR, encoded by the coding sequence ATGAGACGAAGGGGCGGATTACGCCAATGGTTTAAAGATCTGGAGCTGGCCCGCAAGCTCATTGTCATTAATATCGCGTTGATTGTGCTGCCGCTTGGTATAACCGGCGTAGTCGCCTTCTCCTCTTTCTCGGATAAGTTGGAAGCGCAGGTTGGGCGTTATCAATTGCAGGCGTTAAAGCAAGTCACTTTAAATATTGATACGTATATGAATGAACTGAACCGGTTGTCGCTGATGCCTTACCAATATCAAGAAATTCTGGAATACCTGGGTTCGGACCGCAAGGAAGGAGAACCATTGGCTCTAGAGGAGATTGAGCAGTTAAACAACTTTGTTTCCAAGGTGTTTCTGAACGGTCGCGTCGATATTATGGGGGTGTCTCTTTATGGAGAACGGGGAGCCTCTTACGTGGTTTTGCCCGAAAGTCAATACATTACAACCTATAAGCTGGATGACAATACCGAGTGGTTGGAGCAGGCTAAAGGCCGATTCGGCAAGCCGACGTTCATCACGACACATGAAGTGAAATCGACCAGCGGTTCCGTCTATAAAGTATTCTCGATTGCGAGAGAATTGCGTAATTTTGACAGCGGAAAGACTCTGGGTTATATCGTCATTGATATTGATCCGACGGCTGTAAGGAACATCCTCTCTCAAGTGAGTCTGGGCAGTAAAGAATCTCTATATATCGCGGACCGTGCCGGTGATTTGGTCATACGCAAAGAGAGGACCGAGGTCTACCCGGAGCTTGCGCTGAAAGATACCCGGGGTGAAGGGGTTGCTCACAAAAACATCGGCGGTCAAAGCTTGTTAGTGGCGCATATCAACTCAGAAGTAACGGAATGGACAACGGTGGGGGTAGTCCCGGTTACGGAGTTGACGAAAGACAGTGTTGTCGTACGTAACTTTATTCTTTTGATCGGAACGTTATGTATAAGTCTGGCCGTGCTCTTAACGGTGGTAATCGCTTTCCGGATTACGATGCCCTTACGAAAATTGCGTTCGTTGATGCGGAAGGTGGAGCACGGGGAGTTAAAAGTATCCTTTCCGGTAAAAAGCGGGGACGAGGTAGGCCAGCTGGGAAATGCTTTTAATCTAATGGTATCTCAATTGAACGAGCTCGGCTATCTGTTGTACGAAACCGAAATCAGGGAAAAAGATGCGCAGATTGCGGCGTTGCAAAGCAAAATTAACCCTCATTTTCTCTATAACACGTTAGGATCTATATCCATGTACGCCGAAGTGGAAGGGAACCGTGAAATTGTCACGATGGCCAATAACCTAAGCCGGCTGTTAAGATATTCGCTTAGCGGGCGTAAAGAAATCGTAACGTTAAAGGACGAAATCGGGCATGTGAAAGGGTATATGACCATTCAGAAGATGAGGTACCAAGATCGGATTTCCTTCGAGCTTGAAGCCGGCGATCAAGTGTTGGACTGCCAGGTCATCCCGCTGATGATCCAGCCTCTCGTCGAGAATGCGATTAATCACGGACTGGATAAGGGTGTTGGCATCGGTGCCATCCGCTTAACCTGCCAGGAAATTGACGAAAGACTCATTATAACTGTGGCGGATGACGGCATAGGGATGCCTATTCAGGAGCTGGAACAGTTGCGCATGCGTTTGACACAGAAGGAACTGGGCGAAACGACAGGAAACGGACTGTTAAACGTTCACCGCCGGATCCGGCTGCATTATGGTGAACCGTACGGGCTTACGTTTGAGAGCATGCCTTATCAGGGCATGAAAGTGACGGTTACTATGCCTGCTAAGCATCCATACAGGGATAGAAAGGAGGTGCCGACAGATGCATCGCATTCTGATCGTTGA